The Neoarius graeffei isolate fNeoGra1 chromosome 7, fNeoGra1.pri, whole genome shotgun sequence genome includes a region encoding these proteins:
- the bag2 gene encoding BAG family molecular chaperone regulator 2 isoform X1 encodes MAQAKISARMNPDAAKGKFSRTMSMADRSMRLLESLDEIEMRVEALREAATAMEHERECLLEMIQSIQNSQEMRTICDGEREELTLTASRLMGRTLAVTVSVDTIRNPQQEDALRKATAIIDEIAAKVLDNMEGARKKLQALHAACLTEVPLVPIDQKFQSIVISCALEDQKKIKRRLETLIRNMDNAEKTIKIMDNQVDASKSANS; translated from the exons ATGGCTCAGGCTAAAATCAGCGCCAGAATGAACCCCGACGCTGCCAAAGGCAAATTCAGCAGGACCATGTCGATGGCAGACCGCTCCATGCGTTTACTGGAGAGTCTGGATGAAATTGAGATGAG GGTGGAGGCCCTCAGGGAAGCAGCCACAGCGATGGAACACGAGAGGGAGTGTTTACTCGAAATGATCCAGTCCATTCAGAACAGCCAGGAAATGCGAACCATTTGCGATG GAGAACGGGAAGAACTCACTTTAACTGCAAGCAGACTCATGGGCCGGACGCTGGCTGTGACCGTCTCCGTAGACACCATCCGAAATCCACAGCAGGAAGATGCACTGAGGAAAGCTACGGCCATCATCGACGAGATCGCTGCTAAAGTGCTCGACAACATGGAGGGCGCAAGGAAGAAGCTGCAAGCGCTTCACGCTGCCTGCCTCACGGAGGTACCGCTTGTTCCCATTGACCAGAAATTCCAGAGCATTGTGATCAGTTGCGCACTGGAAGACCAGAAGAAAATCAAGCGGCGACTCGAGACGCTCATACGGAACATGGACAACGCGGAGAAAACCATCAAAATCATGGATAACCAGGTGGACGCATCTAAAAGTGCCAACAGTTAA
- the bag2 gene encoding BAG family molecular chaperone regulator 2 isoform X2, with translation MSLENEVEALREAATAMEHERECLLEMIQSIQNSQEMRTICDGEREELTLTASRLMGRTLAVTVSVDTIRNPQQEDALRKATAIIDEIAAKVLDNMEGARKKLQALHAACLTEVPLVPIDQKFQSIVISCALEDQKKIKRRLETLIRNMDNAEKTIKIMDNQVDASKSANS, from the exons GGTGGAGGCCCTCAGGGAAGCAGCCACAGCGATGGAACACGAGAGGGAGTGTTTACTCGAAATGATCCAGTCCATTCAGAACAGCCAGGAAATGCGAACCATTTGCGATG GAGAACGGGAAGAACTCACTTTAACTGCAAGCAGACTCATGGGCCGGACGCTGGCTGTGACCGTCTCCGTAGACACCATCCGAAATCCACAGCAGGAAGATGCACTGAGGAAAGCTACGGCCATCATCGACGAGATCGCTGCTAAAGTGCTCGACAACATGGAGGGCGCAAGGAAGAAGCTGCAAGCGCTTCACGCTGCCTGCCTCACGGAGGTACCGCTTGTTCCCATTGACCAGAAATTCCAGAGCATTGTGATCAGTTGCGCACTGGAAGACCAGAAGAAAATCAAGCGGCGACTCGAGACGCTCATACGGAACATGGACAACGCGGAGAAAACCATCAAAATCATGGATAACCAGGTGGACGCATCTAAAAGTGCCAACAGTTAA